Proteins found in one Pseudochaenichthys georgianus chromosome 13, fPseGeo1.2, whole genome shotgun sequence genomic segment:
- the akt2 gene encoding RAC-beta serine/threonine-protein kinase — protein MNEVSVVREGWLHKRGEYIKTWRPRYFILKSDGSFIGYKEKPEVSSDHSLPPLNNFSVAECQLMKTERPRPNTFVIRCLQWTSVIERTFHVDSNEEREEWMRSIQAVANGLKSQQHDEEPMEIKFGSPSDISGTEEMEIAVSKLRTKVNMCDFDYLKLLGKGTFGKVILVKEKATGMYYAMKILRKEVIIAKDEVAHTVTESRVLQNTRHPFLTTLKYAFQTHDRLCFVMEYANGGELFFHLSRDRVFSEDRARFYGAEIVSALEYLHSRNVVYRDLKLENLMLDKDGHIKITDFGLCKEGITDGATMKTFCGTPEYLAPEVLEDNDYGRAVDWWGLGVVMYEMMCGRLPFYNQDHERLFELILMEEIRFPKNLAPEAKALLAGLLKKDPKQRLGGGPDDAKEVMSHKFFSSINWQDVLEKKLIPPFKPQVTSETDTRYFDDEFTAQTITITPPDKFDSLDAEDTDQRTHFPQFSYSASIRE, from the exons ATGAATGAAGTCAGTGTTGTGAGAGAGGGATGGCTCCACAAGAGAG GTGAATACATTAAAACGTGGCGGCCTCGTTACTTCATCTTAAAGAGCGATGGATCCTTCATCGGCTACAAAGAGAAGCCCGAGGTGTCCAGTGACCACAGCCTCCCACCGCTCAACAACTTCTCTGTCGCAG AATGCCAGCTGATGAAGACAGAGCGCCCAAGGCCCAACACATTTGTCATTCGATGCCTGCAATGGACCTCTGTTATCGAGCGCACCTTCCATGTAGACAGCAACGAGGAGAg GGAGGAGTGGATGCGATCGATCCAGGCGGTGGCAAACGGCCTGAAGAGTCAGCAGCACGACGAGGAGCCCATGGAGATTAAATTTGGCTCACCAAGTGACATCAGCGgcacggaggagatggagatTGCTGTGTCCAAACTCCGCACAAAAGTG AACATGTGTGATTTTGACTATCTGAAGCTTCTGGGAAAAGGGACATTTGGTAAAGTTATCCTGGTGAAGGAGAAGGCCACGGGGATGTACTACGCCATGAAGATCCTCCGCAAAGAAGTCATCATTGCTAAA GATGAAGTGGCACACACTGTTACAGAAAGCAGAGTTCTCCAAAATACGCGGCATCCCTTTCTAACG ACACTAAAATATGCATTTCAAACTCATGACCGGCTATGCTTTGTGATGGAGTATGCAAATGGTGGAGAA CTCTTCTTTCACTTATCACGAGACAGAGTGTTCTCAGAGGACAGAGCAAGATTTTATGGTGCAGAAATAGTGTCGGCACTGGAGTACCTTCACTCACGCAATGTAGTTTACAGGGATTTAAAG CTGGAGAACCTCATGTTGGACAAGGACGGCCACATAAAGATTACAGACTTCGGTCTGTGTAAAGAGGGCATCACGGACGGTGCCACCATGAAAACCTTCTGTGGAACCCCCGAGTACCTGGCACCAGAG GTGCTGGAGGACAATGACTACGGCCGGGCGGTGGACTGGTGGGGACTGGGCGTGGTGATGTACGAGATGATGTGTGGGCGGTTGCCCTTCTACAACCAGGACCACGAGCGTCTCTTTGAGCTCATCCTCATGGAGGAGATCCGCTTCCCCAAGAACCTGGCTCCTGAGGCCAAGGCCCTGCTGGCCGGCCTGCTCAAAAAGGATCCCAAACAAAG GCTCGGGGGCGGCCCTGATGATGCCAAAGAAGTGATGAGCCACAAGTTCTTCTCCTCCATCAACTGGCAGGATGTTCTGGagaaaaag CTCATTCCCCCGTTCAAACCCCAGGTGACATCGGAGACGGACACGCGTTACTTTGATGATGAGTTCACAGcacaaaccataacaataaCGCCGCCTGACAAGT TTGACAGTTTAGACGCAGAGGACACGGATCAGCGCACGCACTTCCCTCAGTTCTCCTACTCCGCCAGCATACGGGAATGA
- the ccnp gene encoding cyclin-P isoform X1 has translation MARTGFCDSKPLLDLHKKADERRAPLRSWYACGTIDRWQPVEVEEFRMVPVKMEPDRRWERRLSAQTNESIIMGLNEDRLTDTAADGCVEESMLLYPQLQGFHSLQALVPSLLRHEVETALEKLDLIWDRTFAWDMFLDMMRTQAINTLPNSDLPRHFTDATRSVLVDWLIQVHEMMHFQEETLYLAINLLNRSLRVIKVTTVNLQLLGMVCVFLAAKKEECLLPEVSGLCYLMDHTYTKHQLLRMERKVLLALKFDLSYCPPLHFLHLLASIARCSAKVVWMARYLLELSLLESQCVVFLPLQLAGSVLCLSRQILQEPLTPEGEAAWCLASSVHVGSETALLRIMHTLAGAAAKAHTRETCATFIKFSSPETMYVSLHPGLKNIAALLGVCT, from the exons ATGGCCCGGACTGGTTTCTGCGACTCTAAGCCCCTGCTGGACTTACACAAGAAG GCGGATGAGAGGCGAGCCCCCCTCAGATCATGGTATGCCTGTGGGACAATAGATCGCTGGCAGCCTGTAGAAGTAGAGGAGTTCAGGATGGTTCCAGTCAAAATGGAGCCAGATCGCAGATGG GAGAGGAGGTTATCGGCACAAACAAACGAAAGCATCATCATGGGGTTAAATGAAGACCGTTTAACAGACACAGCTG CAGATGGGTGTGTGGAGGAGAGTATGCTTCTTTACCCTCAGCTGCAGGGTTTTCACAGCCTACAGGCACTGGTGCCCAGCTTGCTGCGCCATGAAGTGGAGACGGCACTGGAGAAGCTTGATCTCATATGGGACAGGACATTTGCCTGGGATATGTTCTTGGACATGATG AGAACTCAAGCAATAAACACTCTTCCCAACTCCGATCTGCCCCGGCATTTTACTGACGCCACTCGCTCTGTTCTGGTAGACTGGCTCATTCAAGTGCAT GAGATGATGCATTTTCAAGAGGAGACCCTCTATCTGGCCATAAACCTCCTCAACCGCTCCTTGCGTGTGATCAAAGTGACCACAGTCAACCTGCAGCTCCTCGGCATGGTTTGCGTTTTCCTCGCTGCAAAGAAGGAAGAGTGTCTCCTCCCTGAG GTATCAGGACTCTGCTACTTGATGGACCACACCTACACGAAGCATCAGCTGCTGCGAATGGAACGTAAAGTCCTCTTGGCGCTCAAGTTTGATTTGTCCTACTGTCCTCCTCTACATTTCCTCCATCTCCTCGCCTCCATTGCTCGCTGCAGTGCTAAG GTGGTGTGGATGGCTCGCTATCTCCTGGAGCTGTCTCTCCTGGAGAGCCAGTGTGTGGTGTTTCTGCCCTTGCAGTTGGCAGGATCTGTCCTCTGCTTGTCCCGGCAAATTCTGCAGGAACCCCTGACACCAGAAGGAGAGGCTGCTTGGTGTCTAGCCTCCAGTGTGCATGTCGGCAG TGAGACGGCCCTGCTGAGGATCATGCACACTCTGGCCGGTGCCGCAGCCAAGGCCCACACTCGAGAGACCTGCGCTACTTTTATTAAATTCTCCTCCCCAGAAACCATGTATGTCAGCCTGCACCCTGGCCTTAAAAACATTGCTGCTCTGCTGGGTGTATGCACCTGA
- the LOC117457442 gene encoding CLOCK-interacting pacemaker isoform X2, whose translation MPKEAPCLSEHNPSASSSKNAKNKSNSLTLMAMRETKDVDDSSGTGSRCSSEKDSGYSDGSDWQQTDVEDQRSEQANTSQTGQTKDLQQGNPGSPMLKTAGRELQPIYIINNMVLKKPDMIEKKVQLSRRNGSRGTGSSGFAHMIHSQHPRLLPASRELHKPLSRKSHIIGKKINDTYLPILNSYPRIAPHPSKTPPDKSVSNDASQNLSKRVCTNHMNEEKTLIRSLPEQHLHEQPKEAVLTHGLPCPSSTSASSSSPTTVSSSPTTVSSSQGAPSGSTLHHTSSNLTSRGPHQNGTISTRHLRFLNTVQILRQSGLLDITLRTKELLRQSNATEQNIAQLRQHTELLCRAASDAPHSLSSTWEHLHRDMAMSGSYPNLKTLQNVQIPYHIDSSQPVSFSTGGSYAAEGSSHLHSTVPDPNSEKGREIEGDRNGLSENVTFTPPDSSTG comes from the exons ATGCCGAAGGAAGCGCCTTGCTTGAGCGAGCACAATCCTTCTGCCTCATCCAGCAAGAATGCTAAAAATAAGAGCAACAGTTTGACTCTGATGGCAATGCGTGAAACTAAAGACGTAGACGACTCCAGTGGAACGGGCTCCCGCTGCAGCTCTGAGAAAGACTCTGGCTACTCTG ATGGCTCAGACTGGCAGCAGACAGATGTGGAGGACCAGCGTAGCGAGCAGGCCAACACTTCACAAACAGGTCAAACCAAAGACCTCCAGCAAGGGAATCCTGGGAGTCCTATGCTGAAAACAGCAGGCCGCGAGCTCCAACCCATCTACATCATCAATAACATGGTGCTGAAAAAG CCGGACATGATAGAAAAAAAAGTCCAGCTGTCCCGGAGAAATGGAAGCCGGGGAACAGGAAGTTCTGGTTTCGCCCATATGATCCATTCCCAGCATCCTAGATTATTGCCGGCCTCCCGCGAGCTCCACAAGCCTTTGTCCCGGAAGTCCCACATCATAGGGAAGAAAATAAATGACACTTACCTCCCCATTCTCAACTCCTACCCTCGCATTGCCCCACACCCCAGCAAGACACCGCCTGATAAATCTGTATCTAATGATGCATCACAGAATCTGAGTAAGAGGGTGTGCACAAATCACATGAATGAGGAAAAAACGTTGATCAGGAGTCTTCCTGAGCAGCATCTTCATGAGCAACCCAAAGAGGCAGTCCTAACCCATGGGCTGCCATGTCCCTCTTCAACCAGTGCATCCTCCTCCAGTCCAACTACTGTCTCCTCCAGTCCAACTACTGTCTCCTCAAGCCAAGGCGCCCCATCTGGGTCCACTTTGCACCATACGTCGTCCAACCTCACATCCAGAGGACCTCACCAAAACGGCACAATCAGTACCCGCCACCTCAGGTTCCTCAACACGGTACAAATCCTCCGACAGTCAGGTCTGCTGGACATTACGCTGCGCACCAAGGAGCTGCTTCGCCAGAGCAACGCCACGGAGCAGAACATTGCCCAGCTCCGCCAGCACACGGAGTTACTGTGCCGGGCGGCCAGCGACGCCCCCCACAGCCTGAGCAGCACATGGGAACATCTGCATCGAGACATGGCCATGTCCGGGAGCTACCCTAACCTTAAAACCCTTCAAAATGTACAAATCCCGTATCATATAGATTCCAGTCAACCAGTGAGTTTCTCCACAGGTGGCTCCTACGCTGCTGAGGGCTCATCTCACCTTCACTCTACTGTGCCAGACCCAAACTCAGAAAAAGGCAGGGAGATCGAGGGTGATAGAAATGGTCTATCAGAAAATGTCACCTTTACACCTCCTGACAGTTCTACCGGTTAG
- the LOC117457442 gene encoding CLOCK-interacting pacemaker isoform X1 codes for MPKEAPCLSEHNPSASSSKNAKNKSNSLTLMAMRETKDVDDSSGTGSRCSSEKDSGYSGKCAGEDIQIRGSVQEYGSDWQQTDVEDQRSEQANTSQTGQTKDLQQGNPGSPMLKTAGRELQPIYIINNMVLKKPDMIEKKVQLSRRNGSRGTGSSGFAHMIHSQHPRLLPASRELHKPLSRKSHIIGKKINDTYLPILNSYPRIAPHPSKTPPDKSVSNDASQNLSKRVCTNHMNEEKTLIRSLPEQHLHEQPKEAVLTHGLPCPSSTSASSSSPTTVSSSPTTVSSSQGAPSGSTLHHTSSNLTSRGPHQNGTISTRHLRFLNTVQILRQSGLLDITLRTKELLRQSNATEQNIAQLRQHTELLCRAASDAPHSLSSTWEHLHRDMAMSGSYPNLKTLQNVQIPYHIDSSQPVSFSTGGSYAAEGSSHLHSTVPDPNSEKGREIEGDRNGLSENVTFTPPDSSTG; via the exons ATGCCGAAGGAAGCGCCTTGCTTGAGCGAGCACAATCCTTCTGCCTCATCCAGCAAGAATGCTAAAAATAAGAGCAACAGTTTGACTCTGATGGCAATGCGTGAAACTAAAGACGTAGACGACTCCAGTGGAACGGGCTCCCGCTGCAGCTCTGAGAAAGACTCTGGCTACTCTG GCAAATGTGCTGGTGAGGACATCCAAATCAGAGGAAGTGTGCAGGAAT ATGGCTCAGACTGGCAGCAGACAGATGTGGAGGACCAGCGTAGCGAGCAGGCCAACACTTCACAAACAGGTCAAACCAAAGACCTCCAGCAAGGGAATCCTGGGAGTCCTATGCTGAAAACAGCAGGCCGCGAGCTCCAACCCATCTACATCATCAATAACATGGTGCTGAAAAAG CCGGACATGATAGAAAAAAAAGTCCAGCTGTCCCGGAGAAATGGAAGCCGGGGAACAGGAAGTTCTGGTTTCGCCCATATGATCCATTCCCAGCATCCTAGATTATTGCCGGCCTCCCGCGAGCTCCACAAGCCTTTGTCCCGGAAGTCCCACATCATAGGGAAGAAAATAAATGACACTTACCTCCCCATTCTCAACTCCTACCCTCGCATTGCCCCACACCCCAGCAAGACACCGCCTGATAAATCTGTATCTAATGATGCATCACAGAATCTGAGTAAGAGGGTGTGCACAAATCACATGAATGAGGAAAAAACGTTGATCAGGAGTCTTCCTGAGCAGCATCTTCATGAGCAACCCAAAGAGGCAGTCCTAACCCATGGGCTGCCATGTCCCTCTTCAACCAGTGCATCCTCCTCCAGTCCAACTACTGTCTCCTCCAGTCCAACTACTGTCTCCTCAAGCCAAGGCGCCCCATCTGGGTCCACTTTGCACCATACGTCGTCCAACCTCACATCCAGAGGACCTCACCAAAACGGCACAATCAGTACCCGCCACCTCAGGTTCCTCAACACGGTACAAATCCTCCGACAGTCAGGTCTGCTGGACATTACGCTGCGCACCAAGGAGCTGCTTCGCCAGAGCAACGCCACGGAGCAGAACATTGCCCAGCTCCGCCAGCACACGGAGTTACTGTGCCGGGCGGCCAGCGACGCCCCCCACAGCCTGAGCAGCACATGGGAACATCTGCATCGAGACATGGCCATGTCCGGGAGCTACCCTAACCTTAAAACCCTTCAAAATGTACAAATCCCGTATCATATAGATTCCAGTCAACCAGTGAGTTTCTCCACAGGTGGCTCCTACGCTGCTGAGGGCTCATCTCACCTTCACTCTACTGTGCCAGACCCAAACTCAGAAAAAGGCAGGGAGATCGAGGGTGATAGAAATGGTCTATCAGAAAATGTCACCTTTACACCTCCTGACAGTTCTACCGGTTAG
- the ccnp gene encoding cyclin-P isoform X2, with the protein MARTGFCDSKPLLDLHKKADERRAPLRSWYACGTIDRWQPVEVEEFRMVPVKMEPDRRWERRLSAQTNESIIMGLNEDRLTDTADGCVEESMLLYPQLQGFHSLQALVPSLLRHEVETALEKLDLIWDRTFAWDMFLDMMRTQAINTLPNSDLPRHFTDATRSVLVDWLIQVHEMMHFQEETLYLAINLLNRSLRVIKVTTVNLQLLGMVCVFLAAKKEECLLPEVSGLCYLMDHTYTKHQLLRMERKVLLALKFDLSYCPPLHFLHLLASIARCSAKVVWMARYLLELSLLESQCVVFLPLQLAGSVLCLSRQILQEPLTPEGEAAWCLASSVHVGSETALLRIMHTLAGAAAKAHTRETCATFIKFSSPETMYVSLHPGLKNIAALLGVCT; encoded by the exons ATGGCCCGGACTGGTTTCTGCGACTCTAAGCCCCTGCTGGACTTACACAAGAAG GCGGATGAGAGGCGAGCCCCCCTCAGATCATGGTATGCCTGTGGGACAATAGATCGCTGGCAGCCTGTAGAAGTAGAGGAGTTCAGGATGGTTCCAGTCAAAATGGAGCCAGATCGCAGATGG GAGAGGAGGTTATCGGCACAAACAAACGAAAGCATCATCATGGGGTTAAATGAAGACCGTTTAACAGACACAGCTG ATGGGTGTGTGGAGGAGAGTATGCTTCTTTACCCTCAGCTGCAGGGTTTTCACAGCCTACAGGCACTGGTGCCCAGCTTGCTGCGCCATGAAGTGGAGACGGCACTGGAGAAGCTTGATCTCATATGGGACAGGACATTTGCCTGGGATATGTTCTTGGACATGATG AGAACTCAAGCAATAAACACTCTTCCCAACTCCGATCTGCCCCGGCATTTTACTGACGCCACTCGCTCTGTTCTGGTAGACTGGCTCATTCAAGTGCAT GAGATGATGCATTTTCAAGAGGAGACCCTCTATCTGGCCATAAACCTCCTCAACCGCTCCTTGCGTGTGATCAAAGTGACCACAGTCAACCTGCAGCTCCTCGGCATGGTTTGCGTTTTCCTCGCTGCAAAGAAGGAAGAGTGTCTCCTCCCTGAG GTATCAGGACTCTGCTACTTGATGGACCACACCTACACGAAGCATCAGCTGCTGCGAATGGAACGTAAAGTCCTCTTGGCGCTCAAGTTTGATTTGTCCTACTGTCCTCCTCTACATTTCCTCCATCTCCTCGCCTCCATTGCTCGCTGCAGTGCTAAG GTGGTGTGGATGGCTCGCTATCTCCTGGAGCTGTCTCTCCTGGAGAGCCAGTGTGTGGTGTTTCTGCCCTTGCAGTTGGCAGGATCTGTCCTCTGCTTGTCCCGGCAAATTCTGCAGGAACCCCTGACACCAGAAGGAGAGGCTGCTTGGTGTCTAGCCTCCAGTGTGCATGTCGGCAG TGAGACGGCCCTGCTGAGGATCATGCACACTCTGGCCGGTGCCGCAGCCAAGGCCCACACTCGAGAGACCTGCGCTACTTTTATTAAATTCTCCTCCCCAGAAACCATGTATGTCAGCCTGCACCCTGGCCTTAAAAACATTGCTGCTCTGCTGGGTGTATGCACCTGA